The DNA segment AGCGGTGTGTGATGTTGTTAGTGAGTCTAACCTATAAGACTCAGGTTTCAGCCTCTTCAAAAAGATGATCAGCATGAGTCAACAGGAAAAAACTGTCAGAGGGGCTGCTGCTGAGTTTGACATCTGGCTGACAAGGAGCACAGTTAGCTGTTGTTGAAATGGATACAGCACTCTGTGGTTGCAACATCCCAAAGTCCTCACTGCTACTGTGTAGCTGTCAGTGTCATCATGATTACAGTGTTATTATGTTGCCGTCTTCTCTCATGCTCTCCTGACTGATGCTGGCTGTGTTCTCGTTGTGAATGGACGTCATCATAAAGCTGTCACTCAAGGATGCTCCAACACTATTGGGCAATGAGATGCTCTGTGGGAGGGGCCTCACCACGGAGGAGGGGTGCTGCCTGTTCGTAGGTAAGTCTCTATTGAGGTTGGTGTTGTTACTGTTGTTTACTCTGTGGGAGTCGCAGGGTGTCAGACAGTCATTTTCCAGAATGATGTcgccatcatcatcttcatcatcactgtcaccCTCTGCAAtgctgttgctatggtaacaaCACATGACATGAAAATAATGGTTATAGAATCAATCTTGGAGATACAGTGTGATACAGACATTaagcagtttgttttgtgaaaaaaagcaaattacaaatttaaatgaaaaattcaGTCCAGAGGTGATTAATACATGTCAATGACATGTATTCATCTACATGTTTTGCTTTGggttcaaacacatttttaaaatagcaACAATAGTTGTTAGTCACTATTAGACTGATACTCATAAATCTTCTCACTCAACAAGTGATCATGCACCTTTGCTTTAAAAATCTTTGAGACGTTGAAGCAGAAAAATTGGGTTTCATTTTACTCTGATCAGAGTCACTGAAGAATTAAAATACATTGTATGTCATTCTACATAAATGCTATATATCTGTTTGCTGTCAATTTGTTTCCtacaatatatttttgttaatcTAGACTACTTGCCCATTTGTCACTCTTGCTTTTGGCTAAATTTGCCACTACAATCCAGTCTCAAAATGGACTTAGTgctgttttaaaggtttttaccACATTAAATTCTGTGAAAACACTGCAAACTCTTCAGTCCATCTATTGTGAATGTTCTTCTTGCAACTTTGGCAAAACAGCAACatacagcatttttttttcagtcattcTGCCCTGTCCATATCATACCTTGCAGTAATGGGGTTGCTCTGAGAGGCAGGGCTTGGTGAGTCATGTGACAAAGCCGAACCAGTAGATCCAGCTGAGCCTACAGAACCAGAGTTCCCCATTGAGGTCTTACTCCCACGATGCAGGACGTTGTTCCTCTGGTTAGCTGGTTTCACAGTCACAATTAGGTTGTGACTGTTGGCCACCATCATGTCTGTaacctgaaatgacagacaGAGGGTCTTAACACTGGAAGGAGAGAACATAATCTGATCAATAGTTTGATTATTGCCCAAAGAAGACAAAGTTAATCACATAAATTTGAAAAAGATTACACTTGGAAGACATAGTTTTCTTCTTGttgctcttttcttctcttttgatATAGTATTAAGTTTACTTCCCCTTTTTAATTTAGCTTTCCTGGCTGTATGgcatgtattattttatacagacccatataaaataaaaagacagactTCAAGGCTCCAAGTGCCATAAGCAAATAGCCAAATAAAGTGTATTCACTGTTGAATGTACATGCATCCAAATCAGTAAAGCTACAATTTGACAAAAAAGACTATAAATATGGTCTTAAATGTAGTTTGACcatgtaatgtttatttaaagttaaaataattataCTGATTTGTTGTGAGACAAGCCCAGACTTAAAAATTCTTTAGTCAGGTTAAACTGTGTATATGCTATGGATGATTTCTCAGTAGAATCAGCATAAGGTAGCCCTGCAAAGTCTTTTCATTATCACCTTTCCCAAGGAGGTTACATTTTCACTCCTGTCCCGTTGTGTGTTAGCtatttttgggggttttaagattaaacaaaaacaagtaaacagattttcacaaaacGGGGTTCAGTATTCggtgtgggtcagagaagaatTTATTAAACTGTGGTGCCAAGTTATTTTTCATTGGAATGGATggtgtttttcaatattttcacaattttcccagagaataattgatggatgttgatgaaaaaaacaggcacataTAGAGGACTCATTTCTACTACTGTGTGAAATTTGGCGCAGGTTGAcagaatttaaggggactagTAGAGGTGTGCGCTCTGAGTAATTTTCTTAGAAATTATTAAATCTATCTCATAAGCAGCTTTGgagacagcaaacacaaactgaaaaaaacattattgtgaCAAGTTTTAGCTTTTGCTTTGGTTTGGGAATTCTCTTCTGCATTTACCTGATCCAAAGATTTCCCTGCTACATCGATGCCGTTCACCTCAAGGATCTCGTCATTAACTCCAAGCAGCCCTGTACTCTCTGCTAGCCCACCACGTACCAGACGAGATATGAACACTCCTGGAACCTACATGACAGAGAAACAGTTTCACATGTTTAATCTTCTACATCATTGTATCATATTCAATTTATCTTCAACTTGGTCAGCTTGCAAGGTGGAATTTTATCCTCAAAGTTAAGAAGGTTGAAATGAAGTAACTGATCTCACCTTCTCTACACCCTGTGGCGTCACTCTCACGCTCACCCCATCACGAATGTAGAAGCCTAGTGGTTTGTGGGTACCGTGCTTATGAAGTCGTACACGTCGGTGAGTCTCAGGTAAGATGTCCACATCAATGATGGAAGAGATCTGTCTGAAGTTCTGTGGGAGGCCAATCATAAGACCTGGTTTGTTCTTTGAGTGGGTGGAGCCTGAGCTTGTGGTGCGCAGCCCAGTTAAACCCAGACCCTTTTTACGCCTCTGGAGGGAGTTGGTGGCAAATATGACAGGTTCATCCtctaaaaaagagaaacatacAAGGACAAAGagaacatttcattatttgtatttagatGTGTCTGTGAATCAGTACTATGATTACTCTTCTCTACTCTAGTTTACTCTAGATAGTTCTGTAATCACTCATAATATCTTAAAATATGTCTATTTATCTGGGTTATTAAAAAATCTTCTTGCAGTATATTTTCACACTGAAATGGTGTTTATGAACCAGTTACTTAAAAAATGTACTCGTAGTCACTCACACATCTAGCCTGAATTACTAAGTGTAATTCAAATATGGAGACCTCGTGTATGTTACTCTTGATTAGAGATTGCTTCCCATATTTTTACCTTTGCAGAGGGGGTTATGGTTTTTGACCCTGTCACTTGTCAATAGtcaacggatttccacaaaactttgtgtaaggataggacatggaccaagaacCCATTCAATATTGCGGCAGATCTGAACAGAGAGGCAGATCCaagtttttttaacattgttttttgttttacattttcacagatttcccagggaataaggcatcctctgatatcctcctctggaacTGCGTTCACGCCTGGAtctcagaggacatttagggtTAAAACATTGTCTTAATGACCTTATTTCGAGTTGAATTTAAATGCCAGGGCTtactgacacttggatgacaccacaggagcagtatggaggcatgttatgtttacttcaattgtattgtatttggctgTATTGTGTTtatccctgaaactccaaaagtgttttgtggactcaaacagttcacccacccctccatcaacATAGTGGTGAgtttatttttgggtgaactatccctttaagctgctAAACTAAAGACACACTGAGAGTGGACCCTCTCTGAAATACCTATTTTATACAACTGATCAAAATTATGGTGATTAATTAGCctcaaaacatgcacacaaaacgCCACACAAAACGCCACACATTCACAAGGCTCACTTAAGTTTTGAAGCTTTGGAGAAGAGGACACTGGTTGCTGTCTTCGCTCTTTTGATTGGTCACTTTCAACGCGTGCAATCTCTAGCCAGGATAACGGCCATGATCACAATGTTCCTACACATACTGCAGTTTTTATACATAAACAATCACATAATGGATCTCTGgaaagtttttcattttgaatatcTGTTTTGAATCATGAAAAGTAACAAGTGGATTGTAGATATTTCCTAGTAAGATTTCCATTGCAGATGAAAAATCTAATTGTGGATATTTGGAATATAAAATACCTCATTTCATCTATCCTCGGAAGCATTTTGTTGTGAATATCTATGATAGACCTATGGATAGGAAGAATTGTGCatatatgaaatgtaattttttaacTAGGAAGacataatttataataaattttGACTAGTTGTATCTTGCAATACAATCCCGACCAgtgagaaaacagttttttctgaGAGAAATGTTATTTGGTATTTAACCTGAGATTACAGAGAGGAGTGTGGTTTGTTTAAACATTAGCACATTACTGTAACCGACACCAATTGGACTGGAGTGTGAAACTGGAGATCATGCATGTAAGTGATCATACCAAACTATCATCAAAGGCCATCGTCAGTATGTCAAGTGACCAATGAGGAGAGTGGAGACCTCAGCAAGTGTCCCCACCTTCAGAGTCAGTGTCGTGAGTAGTGAGTGTGCAGGGAGAGTCCGGCTCACACTCATTACAGCCCCATTTTCATGGGATCACaggccgaagtgtccttgggcaagataatgaaccccaaattgcccttcatagaaaaaagtgctgcccatagattcACTGTATGAAttgtatgaacgtgtgtgtgaaagggtgaatggcaaaaaataaaataaagatactGTAtagcgctttgagtggtcggCAAAGATTCGCAAAGCGCTATATAAAAAACAGACCATTTAGAATTCCATGCGAAGCAGTATTGCTTTCACAGATACTGTTCTGTGCACTTCtatcacatgcatgcacatggtTTAAAATAAGTGCAGTTTTTGAGACTAATTAATTGGAATAAAAAATTGATGTGAATTTGTGGGAACCTACAGTAGTCATTCAAAGAGAGGTCAGGAAGAGGTAAACACCAAATGAGTAATGACAAAGTGATAAAGGGAAAAATGTATATTCACATACCAACAAGTTTATCTATATAATCCAATCAGGTTGAGCAGTATATGTgaatatttttcttcatttttgtctCTGTGGTCCAAAAATATTATTCTGTATCAGATTTAATATGTATACATTACTCTGACTGTATGTGCAGGGGAATTCATAAATCTTTGTTTTACAGCATTCACATctctatttttctctttctttctttctttctttctttctttctttctttcaacatctctttgtagataattggcaaactttttggaggaaacctggtcttttTAGGAGAGCCAGCATTCATCCCGCTTGGGATGGggcagctctcttatctaggaatattactcagtctataaaatgacaacccagagttgggaccaggacgcagagctgcagtgctacacacttctctgcgctccctctggatcagtcacacaaccacaaacccatggagactgtgtctgtccaccgtcccattaaattatttaaatcaaacaatgacagagggagaattcgacacaaaaaactaatacaaattatcacaacctctgcaacaactcaagaaacaaagatttgacaatagatttattgtccctcactgagacgtggctgcatccagatgaatatgtcagtctaaatgaatctactccccccagtcatgtaaattcacacgttccccgagactttggccgaggaggtggagttgctgctatttttaactccagtctatcaattaatcctaaacctaaactaaactacaactcatttgaaagtcttgttcttagtcttccacacccatccaagaaattccaacagccaatcatatttgctgtagtttaccgtgctcctggggcttttctgaatttttaacagagTTTTTATCAAGCCTAGTCCTAAAAACCGATAAAATGATTATtgtcggtgactttaatattcatgttgacaataataatgatagccttagcgtagcatttatttcagtactagactcaattggtttcagtcagtgtgtacaccaacctactcattgttgtaaccacacacttgaccacATAcagtgtcaaaattgaacatctaatagtacttccacgtaatccgattctatcagaccataatttaataacctttgaTTTCTAATTTTCAGAATATATGTgactaataaaaaactccttttctagatgtctacctcagtggttctcaaccttttttcagtgatgtaccccctgtgaaatattttttcagccaagtaccccctaaccagTATTTTTGGTtcaaaaaaagatgtaatacacagcgctgtgccatcagtgtctgatttattaaacactaatattttattgaatatttatgaaataacaatttttaaaggattttttgaatggatgcttattttaaatatatttaaaaaaaatatcacgtacccccaggggtactagtacccccatttgagaaccactggtctacctgatagtgctgtagttaaatttaaggaaataattccaattacatttaaacccgtattacCCGTTGATGTAACCAACgcattctttaaaaaccctagctccactgagattgaacatcttgtcgatagctcttTAAAGTCATTACggtataattccaacacacatgaattaaaacaagcatcaagaaaactagaaaggaagtggcgctccaacaaccgtgttgaaaatcacctagcctggaaaaatagtgttaaagcatataagaatgccctccacaaagcaagagctgcctactactccaaatATGTATCACAGTcatttaaactagctgtaatcaaaccccttccaccagaggttttagccaactacagaccgatatctaacctccccttcctgtctaaaatccttgaaaaggttgtatccaatcagctgtgtgagtttctccaggaaagtaatgtatatgaagactttcagtcggggtttagagctcatcacagcacggagacagcctttgcaaaagtcactaatgaccttctaatagcttcagatcagggatttgtgtctgtcctcgttctgttagatcttagtacagttaattagcattaaaggaaccgccctgaactggtttaaatcctatttttccGATCGATTCCAATActtgcaaattaatgatgagtctgaacaatgtaatcaattaactaaactccaagcatgtctcaaggacataaaaacctggatgacccgcaattttctcttataaAACtcataaaacagaggttctaatacttggccctaaacaccttagagatacattatctaatgatatagctgcgctagacgacattgcccttgcctccaatgaaacagtcaggaactagggagtgatcttcgatcccaATTTGTTCTCACctaaaacaaatttctaggaccgccttctttcaccagtgtaacatctcaaaaatcggacatgtcctttctcaaaaagatgcagaaaaactagtccacgcctttgttacatccagacttgattattgtaattccttattatcaggctccagcagtaagtcgttaaagactctgcagcttgtccaaaatgctgcagcacgtgtcctgacaagaaccaagaaaagagagcacatttctcctgtattagcttcgctacactgaCTTCCAGTTAAATCTacaatagaattaaaaattctcctcctcaccttcaaggcccttaataatatggcaccattatacctcaaagagctgatagtaccatatcaacccactagagcactgcgctcccagaattcaggcttacttgtcgtccctaaagtgtctaaaagtagagtaggagccagagctttcagctatcaagctcctctcctgtggaatcatctccctctttcagttcgggaggcagacaccatctgtacgtttaagagtaggcttaaaacgtggtggtggaccacaattgaggtggcagctgatggtggatcctgatggcggcagtggacaatgactgtggactatagtggcatccgatcttgatggtggatcatgatcgtggtggctgctgaccatggactatgattacaacaggactgcttgatatacaatatttctcctcagatactcgaccattactgacaataatccatcaattcattgaccttccattatgctacaaagtgttttttctgatcaatgctgcaaatactcttatctttctgatgttctccattacacgtggcacctattgcacttctgtccgtcctgggagagggatccctcacatgtggctctctctgaggttttgaaaaggttttttttttgtagtttttccttactcttgttgagggtaaagggcagaggatgtcacaccttgttaaagccctatgagacaaattgagatttgtgaatatgggctatacaaataaaattagattgatttaattcaatttgtCTATTAAATTAGCTTAAAtccttttttcatatttcacaccACAGGTACATGCTTTATTTCAAGAAAAAATATTTCTCAAGCTATAAGGGTTTTGTGGTCTGGGTTGCAGGAATGGCGGCACTAACTTTACCACACTCTTTGTACTGCAGTTTATGGTAGTGTTATAAATGGAGTAAGAGGTTTCCAAAATTAGTCCACTCCTTTGTTACATCTAGACTAGATTATTGTAActccttattatcaggctccatGTGTCCcgacaagaaccaggaaaagagatcacatttctcctgtattagcttcactggCTTCCTCCTAAATTTAGAATGGAATTAAAATTATCCTACTTACCTATAAAGCTTTATGATATGGCAGCTCATAATACCATATCACCCCCATAGAGCACTGCACTCCtagaattcaggcttacttttCATCACGTCTCcaaaagtagagtaggagccagagccttcagctatcaagctcctcttcTGTGGAATaatctcccagtttcagtttgggaggcagacaccatctgtacgtttaagagtaggccttaaaacccattttgataaagcttatagtaAGAACTGGTTCTGCTATGTCTTGGACAAGCTCTAATTTATCCCACTATAGGCTTAAaatgacacatgacacatggagcttttctttcctcttctccatcacaTTATTAACACTTCTTCTTTGTACTTTATCTTTTGCAAAGGTTAAAGATGTTGGTTTAGATACATTTTCGGCTAATTGCTCAGCACTAATGTCAGTAATACCCATCGACTTGCCAGCCTTTGTAAACTATCTAAATAAATTCTGCCCATGCCAGTTGATGGAAAACActttctgtgatgtcactgatcAGGATGTGACCAGAACTGCAGGGTACATGGCTTAAGCTCATGAACAGAACAGAAGCCGGCTGCAAATAGATGATGATCATGACGTCGCACATTCAAATATCGTAGTGGGTTTTTATTTAGTTGGACAAGTGAAGGGGGCTTCTCTgctggagacaaacacacatcacacaacagTCTTTCAGTAAAACATGCTGTTTCACTccctgcatgtgcatgtgtgtgtgggtgtacatTAGCTCACCCTGAGAAGCAGTATCGACCAATGCAAAGAAAATAACACACTAATGCACACACATCAGATACATACATAAAGTCTCCATTTGGAGAGTGTGTttccagagaccagagacctcACCGAAAAGGGCTGGACTAAACCCTGAAGGTACAGACACTGCTAAGCACCCTCAAACCTcacacatgtgcatgcatgcacacagtaAATTGATAAAAGAATATTTCCTTTTCCCTGTCCCTTAATCGAGTGTTACACTCAAACTCTGAGCAACATTATGTTGCTGCTCCTAAATGGCTGGCCTTATCTTGGAATGTTTAGAATGGCATCGTCTGAAACAAATGTCCCATCCATGAACTCCCATTTTAGACAAGCTCTTACTTTTTCTCTGGTCCAAAACATGTGTGCAAAAGGTGATCGCTACGATGGCGCCGAGGAAGGCTGCCGTGTCTCAAGCTcccccacagctctgctcttttttctcttttatcagtttttttgttatttattctactttattttgcATTGTGCACTCTGACAAAGCGAGCCCTATCATACTATATGATAGAGAACAACTTCTGCTCATCGGGTTGAcggtgaaaaacactttttcaccgCCACCAGCAAACAAAGGAGAATACCCATGGCGCTGTTTACCTGTCGTACCTGGAGCACGGAGGCGACGAAGGAAACGAGGGTCGCGGGCCGGCGTCCTAGTCCGGCTGAGGAAACGTGAGAACCGGCCTCCACTACCAAGTATTCTTCTGGCTAATGTTCAGTCTCTGGATAACAAGCTGGACGAACTTCGTAGCAGGATGGCTTTTTAACGGGACATTAAGTTTTGTAACGTGATGGTTTTCACGGAGACTTGGCTCGACCCCTCGATCCCGGACTCCGCCATTGTTCCCGAGGGGGTCTCCATTCACCGCCAGGACCGGACAACAAACTCGGGGAAGAGCAAGGGAGGAGGTGTCTGCTGCATGGTGAACAATCTGTGGTGCTCAGATGTGGAGATTATTTCTTCGGACTGTTCTCCGGACCTGGAGCACCTCATGATCAGATGCCGACCTTATTACATCCCGAGGGAGTTTACATCGGTCGTTATTACAGCGGTGTACATTCCGCCACATGCCGACACGAATCAGGCACTGGACGAGCTGCATGCGGTTATCGACAGGACAGAGACCTCACGGCCCGAGGCTGCGTTTATTGTGGCCGGTGATTTTAACaacgccaagatgaggaaagtcCTGCCGCGATACcaccaacacatcagctgtcctacGCGCGGAGCGAACACGCTCGACCATGTTTACACTCCCTTCCGGGATGCGTATAAGGCCCTCCCCCGCCCCCCATTCGGCAAATCGGATcacgtctcagttctgctgctgccttcctataggcagaaactcaaacgtgacaGACCGGTGACTCGGACCACTGTGGAGATccaagaggcccaggaggaccgctGCCCCCCTGTAATATCCAGGGCAGATGTGTGGAGATCACTTCAGCGGATTAACACacgcaaggcacctggacctgatggcattcctggccgagctctcaaggtgtgtgcagatcagctggcagatgtgttcacagacattttcaacctgtcactgctccagtctgtagtccccgcatgtttcaaggagaccatcattgtccctgttcccaagaaaacaaaaaccctctgcctgaacgactaccgcccagtagcactcacttccaccatcatgaagtgttttgagcggctAGTCAAACcattcatcacctcctccctccctgactctctggaccctcttcagtttgcctacaggccaaataggtcgactgcagatgccatctccctcacccttcacactgccctctcccacctggactagagggacacatatgtgagaatgctgttcattgactacagttcagcgttcaataccatcgtgcccctgaagctcgtcaccaagctcagagaccttgggctcaacatcgccctccgtgactggatcctgaacttcctgatgggcagaccaca comes from the Hippoglossus stenolepis isolate QCI-W04-F060 chromosome 5, HSTE1.2, whole genome shotgun sequence genome and includes:
- the pard6a gene encoding partitioning defective 6 homolog alpha, yielding MVLSAVPQPTSQPGSSMSSRQQQQQQQRTPLKVTDSVVEVKSKFEAEYRRFALKKIGQGDFQEFYRLLQTIHHIPGVDVLLGYADIHGDLLPINNDDNFQKAVSSANPLLRIIITKKEDEPVIFATNSLQRRKKGLGLTGLRTTSSGSTHSKNKPGLMIGLPQNFRQISSIIDVDILPETHRRVRLHKHGTHKPLGFYIRDGVSVRVTPQGVEKVPGVFISRLVRGGLAESTGLLGVNDEILEVNGIDVAGKSLDQVTDMMVANSHNLIVTVKPANQRNNVLHRGSKTSMGNSGSVGSAGSTGSALSHDSPSPASQSNPITASNSIAEGDSDDEDDDGDIILENDCLTPCDSHRVNNSNNTNLNRDLPTNRQHPSSVVRPLPQSISLPNSVGASLSDSFMMTSIHNENTASISQESMREDGNIITL